In Colletotrichum destructivum chromosome 8, complete sequence, the following proteins share a genomic window:
- a CDS encoding Putative DNA clamp superfamily protein: MSGALPQPGTAPQPLFRAVASSTRPLYQLLRTINFSNKVHVQLQDDGIRFAADLSRVMQGTAFLDKKLFTSYSLNLDEDEALPNFQITLPALLETLQIFGAVDVATRTQKAEQDPYRSNLRNYRPDAFSNQTLGIGGTCSLVYTEEGGHFNVVIEESGVKTTASLTTYLPEIPEEIPFDRENLSFKIIMQARYLLDALAELAPIGPSRLTITASKTQPYLTLSGVGDLGLSSVDFAKGRELLETFAIQDRWTQSYKFDLIKSSSEAMRIASKISFRGDDQGVLSLQFMVEVEGGGVSFLDFRFVPYITHEDDEDEEGQDEDE, encoded by the exons ATGTCGGGCGCTCTTCCTCAGCCCGGAACGGCGCCGCAACCGCTATTtcgcgccgtcgccagctCGACAAGACCCCTGTACCAGCTGCTGAGGACCATCAACTTTTCCAACAAGGTCCATGTACAACTTCAAGATGATGGCATTAGATTCGCGGCCGACCTATCGAGAGTTATGCAAG GCACTgccttcctcgacaagaagcTCTTCACCTCGTACTCTTTGAAtctcgacgaagacgaggctcTGCCAAATTTTCAGATCACCCTACCGGCGCTTCTCGAAACACTCCAAatcttcggcgccgtcgacgtcgcaaCACGCACACAAAAGGCCGAGCAGGACCCGTATCGCAGCAACCTCCGTAATTACCGACCAGATGCATTTAGTAATCAAACTCTGGGAATCGGTGGGACCTGTAGCCTGGTCTACACCGAAGAGGGCGGTCACTTCAATGTCGTCATCGAGGAAAGTGGTGTCAAAACCACCGCCAGCCTCACAACGTATCTGCCGGAAATCCCAGAGGAGATACCCTTTGACCGAGAGAATCTGTCTTTCAAAATCATCATGCAGGCGCGCTACCTTCTCGACGCGCTGGCGGAGTTAGCGCCCATCGGCCCCAGCCGCCTTACCATTACAGCGTCAAAGACACAGCCTTACCTTACTCTTTccggcgttggcgacctcggcTTGTCCAGTGTGGACTTCGCCAAGGGCCGCGAGTTGCTGGAGACCTTCGCGATCCAGGATCGTTGGACCCAGAGCTACAAGTTCGATCTCATCAAGTCTTCGAGCGAGGCAATGCGGATCGCTAGCAAAATTAGTTTCCGCGGCGATGATCAGGGCGTTCTGAGCTTGCAGTTTatggtggaggtggagggtGGCGGGGTAAGCTTT